One window from the genome of Haladaptatus paucihalophilus DX253 encodes:
- a CDS encoding secondary thiamine-phosphate synthase enzyme YjbQ, translating to MEFEVTTSKRVDIVDITDRVAEHVPEAADTCTVFVPHTTAGVIVNENERRLRSDFKTLLSRLVPRGDDYAHDQLDGNADAHLRSVLLGEHVTVPVEDGELALGTWQSILFVDCDGPRTRRIVVK from the coding sequence ATGGAGTTCGAAGTCACAACGTCGAAGCGCGTAGACATCGTGGACATCACCGACCGAGTGGCCGAGCACGTCCCCGAGGCCGCCGACACGTGTACCGTCTTCGTCCCGCACACGACCGCCGGTGTCATCGTCAACGAGAACGAACGGCGGTTACGTTCGGATTTCAAAACCCTTCTGTCGCGGCTCGTTCCCCGCGGTGACGACTACGCACACGACCAACTGGACGGCAACGCCGACGCGCACCTCCGTTCGGTGTTACTCGGGGAACACGTTACCGTCCCCGTGGAGGACGGCGAACTCGCGCTCGGGACGTGGCAGTCCATCCTGTTCGTGGACTGCGACGGGCCGCGAACCCGTCGAATCGTCGTCAAATGA
- a CDS encoding ABC transporter substrate-binding protein codes for MGALLPLSASGFLETVAKHHRRAIEQAVTDINDAGGPLGRELKLTVEDTELDPKTAKTAFDSLVDSGVVGLVGPVVTDISMALADSFAEEEVIAVSPSSTHPALASAAVTDATKYFARTAANDIQQALVMAKILNSERFVGAETVAIVHVDNSFGEGLASVIDEKITGKTVETVAFPPGRETYSGRVSRVVRSGADAVAFVAEPGNVTILQRLARSSFDGEFVLSEGIIPGDVPSYMDGMYSASVAAEQTTGSIKLRQELDDITPLAPYTQHAYDATFLLGTAIQQAGTATGTAISNNLVSVSGGTGQTVSVDEFGRAVTLIDADRTVNYQGASSSVDLNENLEPLNAYIIERVDGDGMDELELLRASFFQGRTA; via the coding sequence GTGGGTGCCCTCCTTCCGCTCTCGGCATCTGGGTTTCTCGAAACGGTTGCGAAACACCACCGACGCGCCATCGAACAAGCCGTCACGGACATCAACGACGCCGGGGGTCCGCTCGGACGCGAACTGAAACTCACGGTCGAAGACACCGAACTCGACCCGAAAACAGCGAAGACGGCGTTTGACTCGCTCGTCGATTCGGGCGTCGTCGGACTCGTCGGACCCGTCGTCACCGATATCTCGATGGCGCTGGCCGACAGTTTCGCCGAGGAGGAGGTCATCGCGGTGAGTCCGTCGAGCACGCATCCGGCGCTCGCGTCGGCGGCGGTCACGGACGCGACCAAGTATTTCGCTCGCACCGCCGCGAACGACATTCAGCAGGCGCTCGTGATGGCGAAAATACTCAACAGCGAGCGATTCGTCGGCGCCGAAACCGTCGCTATCGTCCACGTGGACAACAGTTTCGGAGAGGGGTTGGCATCGGTCATCGACGAGAAGATAACGGGGAAAACGGTCGAAACGGTGGCGTTTCCGCCCGGCCGGGAGACGTACTCCGGTCGCGTGAGTCGGGTGGTGCGGTCCGGCGCGGACGCAGTCGCGTTCGTGGCCGAACCGGGGAACGTCACGATTCTTCAGCGGCTCGCGCGGAGTTCCTTCGACGGCGAGTTCGTGCTCAGCGAGGGCATCATTCCGGGCGACGTTCCGTCGTACATGGACGGAATGTACAGCGCGTCGGTGGCGGCCGAGCAGACGACGGGTTCCATCAAACTTCGACAGGAACTCGACGACATCACGCCGCTCGCGCCCTACACGCAACACGCCTACGACGCCACGTTCCTGTTGGGGACCGCGATACAGCAGGCCGGAACCGCGACGGGGACCGCCATCAGCAACAATCTCGTCTCCGTTTCGGGCGGCACGGGCCAGACGGTTTCCGTCGACGAGTTCGGGCGGGCGGTGACGCTCATCGACGCGGACCGCACGGTGAACTATCAGGGGGCGTCGAGTTCGGTGGACTTGAACGAGAACCTCGAACCCCTCAACGCGTACATCATCGAACGCGTCGATGGTGACGGGATGGACGAACTGGAACTGCTTCGAGCGTCCTTCTTCCAAGGGAGGACGGCGTGA
- a CDS encoding methyl-accepting chemotaxis protein: protein MADSSLSLRRRASARLARYVPSRIRRSYAAKFGAVLFAILVLIAAIGFFIHLDTKQLVTGQTNDELQSAAKMEAESLHEWVGQKRSTTRYLSSSLDGNESNAERQTYLEGQLINMPNDVQAIHYVDRQSGIVLASTTDEMVGTTADGAAWQNDSLSFAADSVTISSPYEVNGEPVAAFATPTEDANHLVVVTASLAEHSHVLSSPTATGDVTVIDEQGTVVLDNRNVGLLRTYSNGVDSTIQRALTGESDVSQVSGTDGSSVMAYTPIVGTDWVLLYNVPHETAFALQTNVTKNIGILVLMAVLSLAVVGLTIGRGTAKSLSSVSGTADQIAAGQLDTELPETTREDEMGELYGSFESMHGYLNTVADQADALAQQNFDAPVFDETVPGTFGETLEQMRDDLRTMVADIEQARAEAEDAQADAEAAQVEAEAAQAEAEELNAALERKAAEFSVVMEEAADGDLTQRMATDSPTESMTEIAHGFNEMIAELEATIRDVSEFAEDVAAASQEVTASTAEIERASEQVTESTQVMSSGTVEQSERLEETAGEMSELSATIEEVAASADQVAQTAQSTEALGQDGREAASNAIDKMDAIETGTDETVEQMEDLADEIGRIGDVVELIRSIADQTNMLALNANIEAASADGDTEGFEVVANEVKELANETKEAVVDIEQRIDTVKEQANVTVTDVRETHEAVTDGAETVRDAQESLQAIISNVEETTGGIEEINDVTAEQASTTEEVVAAVDEVTRISDETADEAEDVAAAAEEQTASVSEVARSADSLAKQAESLAATVDDFTVTYRSDPSGGQ from the coding sequence ATGGCCGACTCATCGCTCTCGTTGCGACGACGGGCCAGTGCGCGCCTCGCTCGGTACGTCCCGAGCAGGATACGGCGGAGCTACGCCGCGAAGTTCGGCGCGGTACTGTTCGCCATCCTCGTCCTCATCGCCGCAATCGGCTTTTTCATCCACCTCGACACGAAGCAACTCGTGACGGGGCAGACGAACGACGAACTACAGAGCGCCGCGAAGATGGAGGCCGAATCCCTCCACGAATGGGTGGGCCAGAAACGCTCCACGACGCGGTACCTCTCCTCGTCGCTCGACGGAAACGAATCGAACGCCGAGCGCCAGACGTACCTCGAAGGGCAGTTGATAAACATGCCGAACGACGTGCAGGCAATCCACTACGTCGACCGGCAGAGCGGCATCGTGCTCGCCAGCACGACCGACGAGATGGTCGGGACGACGGCGGACGGCGCGGCGTGGCAGAACGACTCCCTGTCGTTCGCGGCCGACTCGGTTACCATTTCGTCGCCGTACGAAGTGAACGGCGAACCCGTCGCCGCGTTCGCCACCCCGACCGAGGACGCGAATCATCTGGTCGTCGTTACGGCGTCCCTCGCGGAGCACTCCCACGTGTTGTCGTCGCCGACGGCGACCGGTGACGTGACCGTTATCGACGAGCAGGGAACCGTCGTCCTCGACAACCGCAACGTCGGGTTGCTACGCACCTACTCGAACGGAGTGGATTCGACCATCCAGCGGGCACTGACCGGCGAGAGCGACGTGTCCCAGGTGTCCGGGACGGACGGGTCGTCGGTGATGGCCTACACCCCGATCGTCGGAACGGACTGGGTGTTGCTGTACAACGTCCCCCACGAGACCGCGTTCGCCCTGCAGACGAACGTCACGAAGAACATCGGCATTCTCGTGCTGATGGCGGTGCTCTCGCTCGCGGTCGTCGGTCTGACCATCGGTCGCGGCACCGCGAAGTCCCTCTCGTCGGTCTCCGGGACGGCCGACCAGATAGCGGCCGGGCAACTCGACACCGAACTGCCCGAGACGACTCGAGAGGACGAGATGGGCGAACTGTACGGTTCGTTCGAATCCATGCACGGCTACCTGAACACGGTCGCCGACCAAGCGGACGCCCTCGCACAGCAGAACTTCGACGCGCCGGTCTTCGACGAGACGGTTCCGGGCACGTTCGGCGAGACGCTGGAGCAGATGCGCGACGACCTTCGAACGATGGTCGCGGACATAGAGCAGGCCCGCGCCGAAGCGGAGGACGCGCAAGCGGACGCCGAGGCGGCGCAAGTCGAAGCGGAAGCGGCGCAGGCCGAGGCGGAGGAACTCAACGCGGCGCTGGAGCGGAAGGCCGCGGAGTTCAGCGTCGTGATGGAGGAAGCGGCGGACGGCGACCTCACCCAGCGGATGGCGACCGACAGTCCGACCGAGTCCATGACGGAAATCGCACACGGATTCAACGAGATGATCGCCGAACTCGAAGCCACGATACGCGACGTGAGCGAGTTCGCCGAAGATGTCGCCGCCGCGAGTCAGGAGGTCACCGCGAGCACCGCCGAAATCGAGCGGGCGAGCGAGCAGGTAACGGAATCGACGCAAGTGATGTCGTCGGGGACGGTCGAACAGTCGGAACGGCTCGAAGAGACTGCCGGAGAGATGAGCGAACTCTCGGCGACCATCGAGGAAGTCGCCGCCTCCGCGGACCAAGTGGCACAGACGGCCCAGAGCACCGAGGCGCTCGGGCAGGACGGACGGGAAGCGGCCTCGAACGCCATCGACAAGATGGACGCCATCGAGACGGGGACGGACGAAACGGTCGAGCAGATGGAGGACTTGGCCGACGAAATCGGCCGCATCGGCGATGTCGTCGAACTTATCCGCTCCATCGCGGACCAGACAAACATGCTCGCGCTGAACGCCAACATCGAGGCGGCGAGCGCGGACGGCGACACGGAAGGGTTCGAGGTGGTCGCAAACGAGGTGAAGGAACTGGCGAACGAGACGAAGGAAGCGGTCGTGGACATCGAACAGCGCATCGACACCGTGAAAGAGCAGGCGAACGTGACTGTCACGGACGTCCGGGAGACGCACGAAGCGGTCACCGACGGGGCGGAGACGGTACGCGACGCGCAGGAATCGCTCCAAGCCATCATCTCGAACGTCGAGGAGACAACCGGCGGCATCGAGGAAATAAACGACGTGACCGCCGAACAGGCATCGACGACCGAGGAGGTCGTCGCCGCGGTGGACGAGGTGACCCGCATCAGCGACGAAACGGCCGACGAAGCCGAAGACGTGGCCGCGGCGGCGGAGGAACAGACCGCTTCGGTCAGCGAGGTCGCTCGGAGCGCGGATTCGCTCGCCAAACAGGCCGAATCGCTCGCCGCCACCGTGGACGACTTCACGGTTACCTACCGGAGTGATCCGTCGGGCGGACAGTAA
- a CDS encoding uracil-xanthine permease family protein, which yields MSDSTGDTDGDAALEEASFVEYGIEDKPPLGESVLLGFQHYLTMIGANIAVPLALAGAMKMPPAQTAEFIGTFFVVSGIATLAQTTFGNRYPIVQGATFSMLAPALAIIGVIGAGWRVTLLELQGAVIAASAVEVLVGYLGLMGRLKKHLSPVVIAPTIALIGLSLFSVPQITAANQNWWLVGLTLGLIVLFSQYLDNHRAFRLFPVLLGVVTAWAIAFVLSYTGFYTPANPGYVDYMSVVNANLFQPVMPLQWGMPRFTLPYIIGMFAGVVASMIESFGDYHAVARLSGVGAPSKKRIDHGIGMEGISSVFAGLMGTGNGSTSYSENIGAIGLTGVASRYVVQIGAVVMLVVGFVGYFGQLVATIPSPIVGGLFIAMFGQISAVGLSNLKYVDLDSSRNLFIVGLATFAGLAIPAYIGNLGAGVEQSGAELFQQGMHSVAVIGPVLGTDIVSNTLYVVLGTGMAVGGLVAFVLDNTIEGTREERGLEAWETITEDESDFQSAFERFGSESRPDPTKAD from the coding sequence ATGAGTGACAGCACAGGTGACACGGACGGGGACGCGGCGCTCGAGGAGGCGTCGTTCGTGGAGTACGGTATCGAAGACAAACCACCACTGGGGGAGTCGGTTCTGTTGGGATTCCAGCACTACCTGACGATGATCGGCGCGAACATCGCGGTGCCGCTGGCGCTGGCCGGTGCGATGAAGATGCCACCGGCGCAGACGGCCGAATTCATCGGAACGTTCTTCGTCGTTTCGGGAATCGCAACGCTGGCCCAGACGACGTTCGGAAACCGCTATCCCATCGTACAGGGCGCGACGTTCTCGATGCTCGCGCCGGCGCTGGCCATCATCGGCGTCATCGGTGCGGGGTGGCGCGTGACCCTGCTCGAACTGCAAGGCGCGGTCATCGCGGCCAGCGCCGTCGAAGTGCTGGTCGGCTATCTGGGATTGATGGGCAGGCTGAAAAAACATCTCTCGCCGGTCGTCATCGCGCCGACCATCGCACTCATCGGGCTTTCGCTGTTCAGCGTTCCACAGATTACGGCCGCGAACCAGAACTGGTGGCTCGTCGGACTCACGCTCGGCCTCATCGTTCTCTTCTCGCAGTACCTCGATAATCACCGCGCGTTCCGCCTCTTTCCGGTCCTCCTCGGCGTCGTCACGGCGTGGGCCATCGCGTTCGTGCTCTCCTACACGGGATTCTACACGCCAGCGAATCCCGGTTACGTGGATTACATGAGCGTCGTCAACGCGAACCTCTTCCAACCGGTCATGCCCCTCCAGTGGGGGATGCCCCGGTTCACGCTCCCGTACATCATCGGTATGTTCGCGGGCGTCGTCGCCTCGATGATAGAGAGCTTCGGCGACTATCACGCCGTTGCGCGCCTCTCGGGCGTGGGCGCGCCGAGCAAGAAACGCATCGACCACGGCATCGGGATGGAGGGCATCTCCAGCGTCTTCGCCGGACTCATGGGCACCGGCAACGGTTCGACCTCCTACTCCGAGAACATCGGTGCCATCGGCTTGACGGGCGTCGCCTCGCGCTACGTCGTTCAAATCGGCGCGGTGGTCATGCTCGTCGTCGGGTTCGTCGGCTACTTCGGCCAGCTCGTGGCGACGATTCCGAGCCCCATCGTCGGCGGCTTGTTCATCGCCATGTTCGGACAGATATCCGCCGTCGGGCTGTCGAACCTGAAGTACGTGGATTTGGACTCCTCGCGCAACCTGTTCATCGTCGGACTCGCCACGTTTGCGGGGCTCGCCATTCCGGCGTACATCGGAAACCTCGGTGCCGGTGTGGAGCAAAGCGGTGCCGAACTGTTCCAGCAGGGAATGCACAGCGTGGCCGTCATCGGTCCCGTCCTCGGCACCGACATCGTTTCGAACACGCTGTACGTCGTCCTCGGCACCGGGATGGCGGTCGGCGGTCTCGTGGCGTTCGTTCTCGACAACACCATCGAGGGAACACGCGAGGAGCGCGGCCTCGAAGCGTGGGAGACGATTACGGAGGACGAGAGCGACTTCCAGAGCGCCTTCGAACGCTTCGGGTCGGAGAGCCGTCCGGACCCGACGAAAGCGGACTGA
- a CDS encoding carbohydrate kinase family protein — MTLSTPRILVSGETLIDFLPERPGPLSEVPTFERRPGGAPANVAVALSRLDETPWFWTRIARDPFGDFLAETLDAELPDRFVERDPDAKTTLAFVTHDEANDRAFTFYRDGTADTRLQPGGVPDDALRELDWVYVGGVMLASDPARTATFDLAERARAADCSVVFDPNARPELWPEDGFAEAVDEMLSLADVVKATPEDLDMAGFEADDADRLAASVCEAGPHTCLLTLGGEGAYAHATDDAPWESGAATHAGYDVSVVDTTGAGDAFTAGALAALADGKPLDSVLGFANAVAALTTTEPGAMTALPDRDAVRGLRESQSN, encoded by the coding sequence ATGACGCTATCGACGCCGCGAATCCTCGTATCGGGCGAGACGCTGATCGATTTCCTGCCGGAACGTCCCGGACCGCTTTCGGAGGTGCCGACGTTCGAACGACGTCCCGGCGGCGCGCCCGCGAACGTCGCCGTGGCGCTCTCCCGGTTGGACGAGACGCCGTGGTTCTGGACGCGAATCGCCCGCGACCCGTTCGGCGACTTCCTCGCCGAGACGCTCGACGCCGAGCTGCCCGACCGGTTCGTCGAACGCGACCCGGACGCGAAGACCACGCTGGCGTTCGTGACCCACGACGAGGCGAACGACCGGGCGTTCACGTTCTACCGGGACGGGACGGCGGACACGCGACTGCAACCCGGCGGGGTCCCGGACGACGCGCTCCGCGAACTCGATTGGGTGTACGTCGGCGGCGTGATGCTGGCGAGCGACCCGGCGCGAACCGCGACGTTCGACCTCGCGGAGCGCGCTCGCGCGGCAGACTGTTCCGTCGTCTTCGACCCGAACGCGCGGCCGGAACTCTGGCCCGAAGACGGGTTCGCCGAAGCGGTGGACGAGATGCTGTCGCTCGCCGACGTGGTGAAGGCGACGCCCGAGGACCTCGACATGGCCGGGTTCGAGGCGGACGACGCGGACCGACTCGCCGCGAGCGTCTGCGAGGCCGGGCCGCACACCTGCTTGCTGACGCTCGGTGGGGAGGGCGCGTACGCGCACGCGACCGACGACGCGCCGTGGGAGTCGGGGGCGGCGACGCACGCGGGCTACGACGTGTCCGTCGTGGACACCACCGGCGCGGGTGACGCCTTCACCGCGGGCGCGTTGGCGGCGCTGGCCGACGGAAAGCCCCTCGACTCGGTTCTCGGCTTCGCCAACGCGGTGGCCGCGCTGACGACGACCGAACCGGGCGCGATGACGGCCCTCCCCGACCGCGATGCAGTCAGGGGGTTACGAGAATCGCAATCGAACTAG
- a CDS encoding sugar phosphate isomerase/epimerase family protein, whose amino-acid sequence MNPETGFVTQVGMEYEEAFEVADDLGFDYVEVMMDGANERTRIDPESVRSRADDCDVGLAVHLPFSLDIGSPFEHVREGAVRELQAAIETAREFGATKGVVHASSSAWKPAWDAEEIGSNVVESVNALDEFARERDVELCVENIPDGWFSVHDFDGLFAETDASMTLDTGHARMDGLDSGDIAAFVERHGDRISHFHLNDTRRAKDEHLPFGAGTLDFRAIFDALPDDWEGTLSLEVFTLDYAYIETSKAYLDELL is encoded by the coding sequence ATGAACCCCGAAACCGGATTCGTCACGCAGGTCGGCATGGAGTACGAGGAGGCGTTCGAGGTCGCGGACGACCTCGGTTTCGACTACGTGGAAGTGATGATGGACGGCGCGAACGAGCGCACCCGCATTGACCCCGAGTCGGTGCGGTCGCGGGCGGACGACTGCGACGTCGGCCTCGCGGTACACCTGCCGTTCTCGTTGGACATCGGGTCCCCGTTCGAGCACGTCCGCGAGGGGGCGGTTCGGGAACTGCAAGCCGCAATCGAGACGGCACGCGAGTTCGGGGCGACGAAGGGCGTCGTCCACGCGAGTTCGAGCGCGTGGAAACCGGCGTGGGACGCGGAGGAAATCGGGTCGAACGTCGTCGAATCGGTGAACGCGCTCGACGAGTTCGCACGCGAACGCGACGTCGAACTCTGCGTCGAGAACATCCCGGACGGGTGGTTCTCCGTTCACGATTTCGACGGACTGTTCGCGGAGACGGACGCGTCGATGACGCTGGATACGGGTCACGCGAGAATGGATGGCTTGGATTCCGGCGACATCGCCGCCTTCGTCGAACGCCACGGCGACCGAATCTCGCACTTCCACCTGAACGACACGCGACGCGCGAAGGACGAACACCTCCCGTTCGGTGCAGGGACGCTCGATTTCCGCGCCATCTTCGACGCCCTCCCCGACGACTGGGAGGGGACGCTCTCGCTCGAAGTGTTCACCCTCGATTACGCCTACATCGAGACCAGCAAAGCGTATCTGGACGAACTGCTGTGA
- a CDS encoding YbaK/EbsC family protein — protein sequence MHERAEEFETRAAERYDFDADVHEFPEGTKTAADAADAIGCDVAQIASSLVFRADDELVVVVTSGAKRVSEGRLAELRDAPASAVGMADADAIRESVGWSIGGVPPFCHDSDLPVYLDETLTEFETVWAAAGTPKAVFPISPDDLAEYADATVARVSE from the coding sequence ATGCACGAACGAGCAGAAGAGTTCGAAACGCGCGCCGCGGAGCGGTACGATTTCGACGCGGACGTTCACGAGTTTCCCGAAGGGACGAAAACCGCCGCGGACGCTGCGGACGCCATCGGCTGTGACGTGGCCCAAATCGCCAGCAGTCTCGTCTTCCGCGCGGACGACGAACTCGTCGTGGTCGTGACCAGCGGGGCGAAGCGCGTGAGCGAGGGCCGACTGGCGGAACTGCGTGACGCCCCCGCGTCGGCGGTCGGCATGGCCGACGCCGACGCGATTCGGGAGTCGGTCGGCTGGTCCATCGGCGGCGTCCCGCCCTTCTGCCACGACAGCGACCTGCCCGTCTATCTGGACGAGACGCTGACCGAGTTCGAGACGGTCTGGGCCGCCGCCGGGACGCCGAAAGCCGTCTTTCCGATTTCACCCGACGACCTGGCGGAGTACGCCGACGCGACGGTCGCGCGCGTGAGCGAGTAA
- a CDS encoding cupredoxin domain-containing protein gives MRNDRLTHGDSRRGHSRRRFLAVTGGTLVGVTALGSAQRTDDSHAETFRFGGRVQGWQGREPNAIDGQTNPTLRLRTGEVYRVTWTNLDGQPHNFALRNSDGRNLKVIFPNVRTNMNGGNMDDGTMDDGNMGDGGGGNATPPNDAIRQTEIVRTKGATQTFRFVATADIDRYTCTVHPTTMQGSVETSSDGGSGGESGDHGRNGGHDGDGDHMGGNGDHMNGNDDHGGDHMGSSTEHGRDDRNGANGA, from the coding sequence ATGAGAAACGACCGACTGACACACGGCGATTCGCGACGGGGGCATTCACGACGGCGATTTCTCGCCGTCACCGGTGGGACGCTGGTCGGGGTGACCGCCCTCGGAAGTGCCCAACGGACGGACGACTCACACGCCGAGACGTTCCGATTCGGCGGGCGCGTCCAAGGATGGCAAGGGAGGGAACCGAACGCTATCGACGGGCAAACGAATCCCACACTTCGATTGCGCACCGGGGAGGTGTATCGGGTAACGTGGACGAATCTGGACGGGCAACCGCACAATTTCGCCCTCCGGAACTCGGACGGACGGAATCTGAAAGTCATCTTCCCGAACGTGCGGACGAACATGAACGGCGGGAATATGGATGACGGAACGATGGATGATGGGAACATGGGTGACGGAGGCGGTGGCAACGCGACGCCGCCGAACGACGCCATCAGACAGACGGAAATCGTCCGAACGAAGGGGGCGACGCAGACGTTCCGGTTCGTCGCCACGGCGGACATCGACCGGTACACATGCACCGTCCATCCGACGACGATGCAGGGGAGCGTGGAGACGAGCAGCGATGGAGGGTCCGGCGGCGAAAGCGGTGACCACGGTAGAAACGGCGGGCACGATGGGGATGGTGACCACATGGGAGGAAATGGTGACCACATGAACGGGAATGATGACCACGGTGGCGACCACATGGGTTCTTCCACCGAGCACGGTCGTGACGACCGAAACGGGGCCAACGGCGCCTAA
- a CDS encoding APC family permease, whose amino-acid sequence MASEKIGLPASVSMAVGGMVGGGIFAVLGVVASAAGTLAWLAFIVAGVIALAAGYSFVRLGKLSKEDDDGPLTYIERFTGSTKLAGMTGWTFVVGYIGTMAMYAYAFGGYFTELVGIRTIAGLPARPFVSAAVIVLFVGLNVLGAHASGRTEDVLVGLKVTILLLFGLGGVYYGFKNGKLSSGLSQFGVGPVIAAALSFVAFEGWELLLFDRDSIRNPAETIRKAIYISIVGVTALYIVVAVVTTNLVPPQVIKQNAETALAVAARPFLGQAGFVLISIAALFSTGSAINATLFSSSRLLNKMVSQDYLPAQVGGNGDGEPVRALVILGTLTMAFTALGSLDGISSFASLAFITIFGAASYLAFRNRSGGDLKTSVVPAIGAAGAVATIAALLWHLYTSENSVFWTVATIAVVVVVIELLYFERKSIENGVSSVESELEDIV is encoded by the coding sequence ATGGCGTCCGAAAAGATCGGGTTACCCGCGTCGGTTTCGATGGCGGTCGGTGGGATGGTTGGCGGCGGCATTTTCGCCGTTCTCGGCGTCGTGGCGTCAGCCGCGGGCACGCTCGCGTGGCTCGCGTTCATCGTCGCGGGGGTTATCGCGCTGGCCGCGGGCTACTCGTTCGTTCGACTCGGGAAACTCTCGAAGGAAGATGACGACGGTCCGCTGACCTACATCGAGCGGTTCACCGGGAGTACGAAACTGGCCGGAATGACCGGGTGGACGTTCGTCGTCGGCTACATCGGTACGATGGCGATGTACGCCTACGCGTTCGGCGGCTATTTCACCGAGCTCGTGGGTATCAGGACGATTGCCGGGCTACCAGCGCGGCCGTTCGTCTCCGCGGCCGTCATCGTCCTGTTCGTCGGCCTCAACGTGCTCGGCGCGCACGCGTCGGGACGGACCGAGGACGTGCTGGTCGGATTGAAAGTGACGATACTGCTCCTCTTCGGGTTGGGCGGCGTCTACTACGGGTTCAAAAACGGAAAGCTCAGCTCCGGCCTGTCACAGTTCGGCGTCGGCCCAGTCATCGCGGCCGCGCTCTCGTTCGTCGCGTTCGAAGGCTGGGAACTCCTGTTGTTCGACCGCGACAGTATCAGAAATCCGGCGGAGACGATACGAAAGGCGATATACATCTCCATCGTCGGCGTGACCGCCCTGTACATCGTCGTCGCCGTCGTGACCACGAACCTCGTCCCGCCGCAGGTCATCAAACAGAACGCCGAGACAGCGCTGGCGGTGGCCGCGAGGCCGTTCCTCGGTCAAGCTGGATTCGTCCTCATCTCGATTGCGGCGCTGTTCTCCACGGGGAGCGCCATCAACGCGACGCTGTTCAGTTCCTCCCGACTTCTCAACAAGATGGTGTCCCAAGACTACCTCCCCGCACAAGTCGGCGGCAACGGCGACGGGGAACCGGTACGGGCGCTGGTGATTCTGGGAACGCTGACGATGGCGTTCACCGCCCTCGGAAGTTTGGACGGGATTTCGTCCTTTGCGTCGCTCGCGTTCATCACCATCTTCGGGGCCGCGAGCTATCTCGCGTTCAGAAACCGGAGCGGCGGAGACCTGAAAACGAGCGTCGTGCCCGCAATCGGTGCCGCCGGAGCGGTCGCAACCATCGCCGCGCTGCTTTGGCACCTCTATACGAGCGAGAACTCGGTGTTCTGGACGGTCGCAACCATCGCGGTCGTCGTCGTCGTCATCGAGTTGCTCTATTTCGAACGAAAGTCGATAGAGAACGGCGTCTCGTCGGTGGAGTCGGAACTCGAAGATATCGTGTGA